A DNA window from Paraclostridium bifermentans contains the following coding sequences:
- a CDS encoding DUF3794 and LysM peptidoglycan-binding domain-containing protein yields MNLIKDILQVDNRIDFGRFQTFIETEAVVSDKKDDVYEIIKTEGYIALKKQEILDGKIIFRGNFNYNVIYLTEDKNTVSNVEGRIEINEVVEKDNIVADMENMLFYDVEHIDCTVINERKIRVGALLNIRGSLFEKNTIDIVKDVSQIENVQKHRKEVQFEDIVGIEKSESVVRDTINISTEDIDNIVSIGPRMKLKETRVSDNKVIVGGVLELNPVAYTYEGELVELDRVGLDFTQFIEVPGACEGMKEEAMVEIVDLNYIFKRNEETNTGALEVDCTARAKVKVSEDVTREVLQDAYSPDRTLKFESRNVELNKVVSSGSEFFNIRDTIKNNSDDIQIKDIVSVDSNIIVENSSFEGGKSIVEGVVLIDVLYTPVEGLRPVYRLTEEIPFTHDVEVGNVKDSANAFNHVNIDRVEFDLNRDQIDVTVKVRRYCEVLDKKKDSFIVKGEDQGPIDLSQRPSITIYVAKEGDKLWNIAKKYNTTIDDIAEINEIKTDDQLDVGQCLIIEKKTPVEV; encoded by the coding sequence ATGAATCTTATAAAAGATATTTTACAAGTTGACAACAGAATTGATTTTGGAAGGTTTCAAACTTTTATAGAAACAGAAGCTGTTGTATCAGATAAAAAGGATGACGTATATGAAATAATAAAAACAGAGGGGTACATAGCTTTAAAGAAACAAGAGATATTAGATGGTAAAATAATATTTAGAGGAAATTTTAATTATAATGTGATTTATCTAACTGAAGATAAAAACACTGTATCAAATGTAGAGGGAAGAATAGAAATAAATGAAGTAGTAGAAAAAGATAATATAGTAGCTGATATGGAAAATATGCTTTTCTACGATGTAGAACATATAGATTGTACAGTTATAAATGAGAGAAAGATAAGAGTAGGAGCGCTTTTAAATATAAGAGGTAGTTTATTTGAAAAAAATACTATAGATATAGTAAAAGACGTTTCTCAAATAGAAAATGTTCAAAAACATAGAAAAGAAGTTCAGTTTGAAGATATAGTTGGAATAGAAAAATCTGAAAGTGTAGTTAGAGATACTATAAACATAAGCACTGAAGATATAGATAATATAGTTTCTATAGGGCCTAGAATGAAATTAAAAGAAACTAGGGTATCTGACAATAAGGTTATAGTTGGTGGAGTTTTAGAATTGAATCCAGTAGCTTATACTTATGAAGGTGAACTAGTAGAACTAGATAGAGTAGGTCTAGATTTTACTCAATTTATAGAAGTTCCAGGTGCATGTGAAGGTATGAAAGAAGAGGCTATGGTAGAAATAGTTGACTTAAACTATATATTTAAGAGAAATGAAGAAACAAATACAGGTGCTTTAGAAGTAGATTGTACAGCAAGAGCTAAAGTTAAAGTATCAGAAGATGTTACGAGAGAGGTATTACAAGATGCATATTCACCTGATAGAACTCTTAAGTTTGAAAGCAGAAATGTTGAGCTTAATAAAGTTGTAAGTAGTGGAAGTGAATTTTTCAATATAAGAGATACTATAAAAAATAATAGTGATGATATACAAATAAAAGATATAGTAAGTGTAGATTCAAATATAATAGTTGAAAACTCATCATTTGAAGGTGGAAAGAGTATAGTAGAAGGTGTAGTTTTAATTGATGTTTTATATACTCCTGTAGAAGGTTTAAGACCAGTATATAGACTAACAGAAGAAATACCATTTACTCATGATGTTGAAGTTGGAAATGTAAAAGACAGTGCTAACGCATTTAATCATGTAAATATAGACAGGGTAGAGTTTGATTTAAATAGAGATCAGATAGATGTAACCGTTAAAGTTAGAAGATACTGCGAAGTTTTAGATAAGAAAAAAGATAGCTTCATTGTTAAGGGTGAAGATCAAGGACCTATAGACTTATCTCAAAGACCTAGTATAACTATATATGTTGCTAAAGAAGGCGATAAATTATGGAATATAGCGAAGAAATATAATACAACAATAGATGATATAGCTGAGATAAATGAAATAAAAACAGATGATCAATTAGATGTAGGTCAATGTTTAATAATTGAGAAAAAAACTCCAGTAGAAGTATAA
- a CDS encoding Veg family protein, giving the protein MATVQTLNKIRQTLEKHLGRKILLKANKGRKQIVTKKGVLEKVYPSIFVVKLDDEDNGYSRVSYSYSDLLTDNVKLKVIKEPNKLNVS; this is encoded by the coding sequence ATGGCCACTGTTCAAACTTTGAATAAAATAAGACAGACTTTAGAGAAGCACCTGGGAAGAAAGATTTTATTAAAAGCTAATAAAGGAAGAAAACAAATAGTTACTAAAAAAGGCGTGCTAGAAAAAGTATATCCTAGTATATTTGTTGTTAAGCTAGATGATGAGGATAATGGATATTCTAGAGTATCATATAGCTATTCAGACCTATTAACTGATAACGTTAAATTGAAAGTAATTAAAGAACCAAATAAATTAAATGTAAGTTAA
- the yabG gene encoding sporulation peptidase YabG, producing the protein MKIGDIVVRKSYEKDIIFRIIGFEIDENNQKIAILKGVAFRIIADSGIDDLEKVNFYDMKDTLIDKDVENILHKSIKKTRERNRRLNRAMQKSSNNNKQAQGQGQNQVQNSYGMPGKVLHIDGDPEYLKICLDVYTKLGIPAVGKAIPESLQYKEVRNLLEQHNPSILVITGHDAIVNSKGNLKDIKNYRNTANFIKTVKEARKYDPSLDSLVIFAGACQSNYEEIIKSGANFASSPSRVMIHALDPLLVVEKIACSRIDKVVPLDEILNHTVTGIKGVGGIETRGKFRLTMPLAIYNGY; encoded by the coding sequence ATGAAGATAGGAGACATCGTTGTAAGAAAGTCTTATGAGAAAGATATTATATTTAGAATAATAGGATTTGAAATAGATGAAAACAATCAAAAGATAGCTATTTTAAAAGGGGTTGCCTTTAGAATAATTGCAGATTCAGGAATAGATGACTTAGAGAAAGTAAACTTTTACGATATGAAAGATACATTAATAGACAAAGATGTTGAAAATATTTTGCATAAAAGTATAAAAAAAACTAGAGAGAGAAATAGAAGACTAAACAGAGCTATGCAAAAGTCCTCAAATAATAATAAGCAAGCTCAAGGGCAAGGTCAAAATCAAGTTCAAAATTCATATGGAATGCCAGGGAAAGTACTTCATATAGACGGAGATCCTGAATATTTAAAAATTTGCCTAGATGTTTATACTAAATTGGGAATTCCGGCAGTTGGTAAAGCTATACCTGAGAGCCTTCAATATAAAGAAGTTAGAAATTTATTAGAACAACATAATCCATCCATATTAGTTATAACAGGACACGATGCTATAGTTAATAGTAAAGGAAACCTTAAAGATATTAAAAATTATAGAAATACAGCTAATTTTATAAAAACAGTAAAAGAAGCTAGAAAATATGACCCATCACTAGATAGCTTAGTTATATTTGCCGGAGCATGCCAATCTAATTATGAAGAAATAATAAAATCAGGAGCTAATTTTGCAAGTTCTCCAAGTCGTGTAATGATACATGCGCTAGATCCTTTATTGGTCGTAGAAAAAATTGCTTGTTCTAGAATAGATAAAGTTGTTCCTTTAGATGAAATATTAAATCATACAGTTACAGGGATCAAAGGTGTCGGAGGTATAGAAACCAGAGGGAAATTTAGATTAACCATGCCGTTGGCTATATATAATGGGTATTGA